The following proteins come from a genomic window of Thermococcus celericrescens:
- a CDS encoding RNA-binding protein, translated as MTKLRAHHIRLTTFIQATEDEDKVLEAIATFIPEGIDDDDILFDIDETTGFFGNPIKVVNVEIKRSKAVRLFIDYFKELLSEEDRRYLLDHLDEKVDEEGTFYVRFNKQKAYLGESEIDEGSDVVQVRIKVKAFPMRKEAVVRAVREWLEE; from the coding sequence ATGACAAAACTTAGGGCACACCACATCAGGCTCACAACCTTCATCCAAGCAACGGAGGACGAGGACAAGGTTCTTGAGGCGATAGCGACCTTCATACCGGAGGGCATAGATGACGATGATATACTATTTGATATTGACGAGACCACTGGCTTTTTCGGCAACCCCATCAAAGTCGTCAACGTCGAAATCAAGCGGAGCAAGGCCGTTAGGCTGTTCATAGACTACTTCAAAGAGTTGCTGAGCGAGGAGGACAGGCGCTACCTCCTGGACCACCTTGATGAGAAGGTCGATGAGGAGGGAACCTTCTACGTCCGCTTCAACAAGCAGAAAGCGTATCTCGGCGAGTCGGAAATAGATGAGGGGTCGGACGTGGTGCAGGTCAGGATAAAGGTCAAGGCCTTCCCCATGAGGAAGGAAGCGGTCGTCAGAGCCGTTCGGGAGTGGCTGGAGGAATGA